The following proteins are encoded in a genomic region of Haloarcula marina:
- a CDS encoding PAS domain-containing sensor histidine kinase, with product MFGVDESGRVTFVTEAFASRLGTTREALAGRSLTDLVVGDGEAVQATLAAVADADAGATRRCRVSFDPETAAPATVEFTATDGGVVGTLCQRTAPTDEFHHLFAQSHDAIVAFEMVNKVPVVRRVNDAFIETFGYAEGEIVGESLNDYIVPDGRVSEATDYDQRTAAGKVNHAIVARKTVDGRREFLYRGLPYETDAGRRYGFAIYTDVTDDRRRQRRLRVLHRVLRHNLGNDLSVVFGMAEYLQQNVTRPELQTAAVRILDAAERLDDVSEQAREVEAALDTVTERSVDAAALACSVADDYRHRTPLQTMVPETAPVSGGFNLVGALENLVENAVEHTPDGTPVRLTVDAGEEDTLIRVADDGDGIPAIERAPIFEDADITTLQHGTGLGLWFARWVAEAAGGDLRYDRTDGWTVVTLRLPSAETCDFNVSDRCHSPPGR from the coding sequence ATGTTCGGGGTCGACGAGTCGGGACGGGTCACGTTCGTGACCGAGGCGTTCGCGTCGCGCCTCGGGACGACGCGCGAGGCGCTCGCTGGCCGGTCGCTGACCGACCTCGTGGTCGGTGACGGCGAGGCGGTACAGGCCACACTCGCGGCCGTGGCCGACGCCGACGCCGGGGCGACACGGCGCTGTCGCGTCTCGTTCGACCCCGAGACGGCCGCACCGGCTACCGTCGAATTCACCGCGACCGACGGCGGGGTCGTCGGCACCCTCTGTCAGCGGACCGCCCCGACAGACGAGTTCCATCACCTGTTCGCGCAGAGCCACGACGCCATCGTGGCCTTCGAGATGGTCAACAAAGTCCCCGTCGTGCGCCGGGTCAACGACGCGTTCATCGAGACGTTCGGCTACGCCGAGGGCGAAATCGTCGGCGAGTCGCTCAACGACTACATCGTTCCTGACGGGCGCGTGAGCGAGGCCACCGACTACGACCAGCGGACCGCCGCCGGGAAGGTGAACCACGCTATCGTGGCGCGAAAGACCGTCGACGGCCGCCGCGAGTTCCTGTATCGCGGCCTCCCCTACGAGACGGACGCGGGCCGCCGGTACGGCTTTGCCATCTACACCGACGTGACCGACGACCGCCGCCGCCAGCGGCGGCTCCGCGTCCTCCACCGGGTCCTGCGCCACAACCTCGGTAACGACCTCTCGGTCGTCTTCGGCATGGCCGAGTACCTCCAGCAGAACGTGACGAGACCGGAACTCCAGACCGCGGCGGTGCGGATACTCGACGCCGCCGAACGCCTCGACGACGTGAGCGAACAGGCCCGGGAGGTGGAGGCCGCTCTCGATACGGTCACCGAACGGTCCGTCGACGCGGCGGCGCTCGCCTGTTCGGTCGCCGACGACTATCGCCACCGGACGCCGCTTCAGACGATGGTGCCGGAGACAGCGCCCGTCTCGGGCGGGTTCAATCTCGTGGGCGCGCTGGAGAACCTCGTGGAGAACGCCGTCGAACACACGCCCGACGGCACGCCGGTCCGACTCACGGTCGACGCTGGCGAGGAGGACACGCTCATTCGCGTGGCCGACGACGGCGACGGGATTCCGGCTATCGAACGCGCACCCATCTTCGAGGACGCCGACATCACGACGCTCCAGCACGGAACGGGTCTCGGCCTCTGGTTCGCCCGCTGGGTCGCGGAGGCGGCGGGCGGTGACCTCCGCTACGACCGAACCGACGGCTGGACCGTCGTCACGCTCCGGTTACCGAGCGCTGAAACCTGCGATTTTAACGTTTCCGACCGGTGTCATTCGCCGCCCGGTCGGTAG
- the hemB gene encoding porphobilinogen synthase — protein sequence MDMTRRPRRLRTDGVRPLVRETDLSASDLIAPVFVDATTDERVPIETMPGHERVPVEESAARVEEIRETGVEAVMVFGIPESKDERGTRAWADDGVVQEGVRRITEETDAYVITDVCLCEYTDHGHCGLLEATAESDPDLTVRNDETLDLLGQIAVSHARAGADMVAPSGMMDGMVGAIRESLDDDGHTEVPIMSYAAKFESAFYGPFRDAADGAPAFGDRRHYQMDPANAREARREVALDVEQGADVLMVKPALPYLDIVRRVREDHDHPVAAYNVSGEYAMLHAAAEKGWLSLEEVAYESLLSIKRAGADLILTYFAEDIANRL from the coding sequence ATGGATATGACACGTCGTCCCCGACGGCTTCGGACCGACGGGGTCAGACCGCTGGTTCGGGAGACGGACCTCTCGGCGTCGGACCTCATCGCCCCCGTCTTCGTCGACGCCACGACCGACGAGCGAGTGCCCATCGAGACGATGCCGGGTCACGAACGGGTCCCCGTCGAGGAGAGCGCCGCCCGCGTCGAGGAAATCCGCGAGACGGGCGTCGAGGCCGTGATGGTGTTCGGCATCCCCGAATCCAAGGACGAACGCGGCACCCGGGCGTGGGCCGACGACGGCGTCGTCCAAGAGGGGGTCCGGCGCATCACCGAGGAGACGGACGCCTACGTCATTACGGACGTCTGTCTCTGTGAGTACACCGACCACGGGCACTGTGGTCTCTTGGAGGCGACTGCCGAATCAGACCCCGACCTCACCGTCCGCAACGACGAGACGCTGGACTTGCTGGGGCAAATCGCCGTCAGTCACGCCCGCGCGGGCGCGGACATGGTCGCGCCCTCCGGCATGATGGACGGCATGGTCGGGGCAATCCGTGAGTCGCTGGACGACGACGGCCATACCGAAGTCCCCATCATGAGCTACGCCGCGAAGTTCGAGTCGGCCTTCTACGGCCCGTTCCGGGACGCCGCCGACGGCGCGCCCGCCTTCGGCGACCGACGGCACTACCAGATGGACCCCGCGAACGCGCGCGAAGCGCGCCGGGAAGTCGCCCTCGACGTGGAACAGGGCGCGGACGTGCTGATGGTCAAGCCCGCGCTCCCGTACCTCGACATCGTCCGGCGGGTCCGCGAGGACCACGACCACCCCGTCGCGGCGTACAACGTCTCCGGCGAGTACGCGATGCTCCACGCCGCCGCCGAGAAGGGGTGGCTGTCGCTGGAGGAAGTCGCCTACGAGTCGCTCCTGTCCATCAAGCGGGCCGGAGCGGACCTGATTCTCACCTACTTCGCCGAAGATATCGCGAATCGCCTCTGA
- the larE gene encoding ATP-dependent sacrificial sulfur transferase LarE → MSAVAEKMAAAREDLASRDSVVVAFSGGVDSSVVAALAYDALGDDAVACTAKSETLPADELRDATRVAEEIGIRHEIVEFSELDSQQFVQNDDMRCYHCRSMRLGAMYDRARELGIDVVCDGTNASDVGEGHRPGLRAVDELDAYSPLLEQDIEKEEVRDIAREYDLSVADKPSMACLSSRIPTGLEVTEERLSRVEKAERLLRTWGFEQFRVRDHDGLARIEVGEAELETALDPDFVRAARDHVEDCGFDHVTLDLHGYQTGSVSPEGDEESEEDVVANVFDADYPTK, encoded by the coding sequence ATGTCTGCTGTCGCGGAGAAGATGGCCGCCGCTCGGGAGGACCTCGCGTCGCGAGACAGCGTGGTGGTCGCGTTCTCCGGTGGCGTCGATTCGAGCGTCGTCGCGGCGCTGGCCTACGACGCACTCGGAGACGACGCCGTCGCCTGTACCGCCAAGTCCGAGACACTGCCCGCCGATGAACTGCGAGACGCGACACGCGTCGCCGAGGAGATCGGCATCCGGCACGAAATCGTGGAGTTCTCCGAACTCGACAGCCAGCAGTTCGTCCAGAACGACGACATGCGCTGTTACCACTGCCGGTCGATGCGCCTCGGCGCGATGTACGACCGCGCCCGCGAGTTGGGCATCGACGTGGTGTGTGACGGCACCAACGCCTCCGACGTGGGCGAGGGCCACCGGCCCGGCCTCCGCGCCGTCGACGAACTGGACGCGTACTCGCCCCTGCTGGAGCAGGACATCGAGAAGGAGGAGGTCCGCGACATCGCCCGCGAGTACGACCTCTCGGTGGCCGACAAGCCCTCGATGGCCTGTCTCTCCTCGCGCATCCCGACGGGACTCGAAGTGACCGAGGAACGCCTCTCCCGCGTCGAGAAGGCCGAACGCCTCCTGCGGACGTGGGGCTTCGAGCAGTTCCGGGTCCGGGACCACGACGGCCTCGCACGCATCGAAGTCGGCGAGGCGGAACTGGAGACGGCCCTGGACCCCGACTTCGTGCGCGCGGCCCGCGACCACGTCGAGGACTGCGGGTTCGACCACGTGACGCTGGACCTCCACGGCTACCAGACCGGGAGCGTCAGTCCCGAGGGTGACGAGGAGAGCGAGGAGGACGTAGTGGCGAACGTCTTCGACGCCGATTACCCCACGAAGTAG
- a CDS encoding histidine phosphatase family protein produces MTTVLLARHGETPWNREGRIQGWAATGLTDRGREQARALGEWLSAAYDVDRVVASDLYRTRETAAYLRERARDLPEPTFDRGWRERGFGVYQGFLDEELFARHPDHDPATSVSSLDIDPEGGESVTAFCERVESAWADLRATVGAEETVLVVTHGGPLKALRSVLTDRDRAAALASGSPPNCAVTAVRLGETTELLEDGHTAWRDG; encoded by the coding sequence ATGACCACCGTCCTCCTCGCCCGACACGGCGAGACGCCGTGGAACCGCGAGGGACGGATACAGGGCTGGGCCGCGACGGGCCTCACCGACCGCGGCCGCGAGCAAGCGCGGGCGCTCGGGGAATGGCTCTCTGCTGCGTACGACGTGGACCGCGTCGTCGCCTCGGACCTCTACCGGACCCGGGAGACGGCGGCCTATCTCCGCGAACGCGCGAGGGACCTCCCGGAACCGACGTTCGACCGCGGGTGGCGCGAGCGCGGGTTCGGCGTCTATCAGGGCTTTCTCGACGAGGAACTGTTCGCGCGTCACCCCGACCACGACCCGGCGACGAGCGTCTCGTCGCTGGACATCGACCCGGAGGGCGGCGAGAGCGTGACCGCGTTCTGTGAACGCGTCGAGTCGGCGTGGGCCGACCTCCGAGCGACCGTCGGGGCCGAGGAGACGGTGCTGGTGGTCACCCACGGCGGCCCCCTCAAGGCCCTTCGCTCGGTGCTGACCGACCGCGACCGCGCCGCGGCGCTGGCGAGCGGGTCGCCCCCGAACTGCGCGGTGACGGCGGTCAGACTGGGCGAAACGACGGAGCTACTCGAAGACGGCCACACGGCGTGGCGAGACGGCTGA
- the tatC gene encoding twin-arginine translocase subunit TatC: MVDGDGDDERPRPEDPLLSSDAQSDSAADADDARHDGPDKGPNRDSASADGDEGDIDADADADGADDADADADGADDADADADGADDADTETTFEADPIGDEPAGGHEDLSYSLPGSTRRGLFDRDPADIVAATPADVPTDWGVPASPTPTSPPSGAPAAGGGYDPDEDMGAPDDQEMPLADHVEEMATRLFIVVGVMAAVAVLTLPASDELINFLWYSFLDGPAEACGQFATGLQEGGQAAGPAGADCPHVYSPLALILARLKVASLVGFIAALPVFVYETYLFMRPGLYPRERRYYLAAVPTSLVLAAIGVGFAYFAVLRAMFDYFITYSDRAADLAFGLGETFNLIILMLGFFALVFQIPLFVMLAIMMGVTTRRWLVDRRLYFWGAFAAIAFVFSPDPTGMAPLMVAVTMIALFEGTLLLLKWTGSSSPIPTAEDLANRRPYAYLLFGLVGYVLSPAPVPTGYYGQLPASITETLAQVGLAPPILVGGGLIVLFELTAYLNKNYYGSVRLWRGLRKARLPVWTVAIVVGYLSSPDPTLFRLVDQFGLEATAAVAVAAGLVVLFEGSLLAAKLRGRAADDEPADPPEQ; encoded by the coding sequence ATGGTGGACGGCGACGGCGACGACGAGCGCCCACGACCCGAGGACCCGCTTCTCTCCTCGGACGCGCAGAGCGACAGCGCCGCCGACGCCGACGACGCTCGACACGACGGTCCCGACAAGGGACCGAACAGAGACAGTGCGTCCGCGGACGGCGACGAGGGCGACATCGACGCCGATGCCGACGCGGACGGCGCGGACGACGCCGATGCCGACGCGGACGGCGCGGACGACGCCGATGCCGATGCCGACGGCGCAGACGACGCGGACACCGAGACGACCTTCGAGGCCGACCCGATAGGCGACGAACCCGCTGGCGGGCACGAAGACCTGTCGTACAGCCTCCCGGGGTCGACCCGGCGGGGCCTGTTCGACCGCGACCCCGCGGACATCGTCGCGGCCACCCCGGCGGACGTTCCCACCGATTGGGGCGTCCCGGCGTCACCGACGCCGACCTCGCCGCCCAGCGGCGCGCCCGCGGCCGGAGGCGGGTACGACCCCGACGAGGATATGGGCGCGCCCGACGACCAGGAGATGCCGCTGGCCGACCACGTCGAGGAGATGGCCACGCGGTTGTTCATCGTCGTCGGTGTGATGGCCGCCGTCGCCGTCCTCACCCTGCCCGCATCGGACGAACTCATCAACTTCCTGTGGTACTCGTTCCTGGACGGCCCGGCGGAGGCCTGCGGCCAGTTCGCCACCGGTCTTCAAGAGGGCGGGCAGGCCGCCGGGCCCGCCGGTGCGGACTGCCCGCACGTCTACAGCCCGCTCGCGCTGATTCTCGCGCGGCTGAAAGTCGCCTCGTTAGTGGGCTTCATCGCCGCCCTGCCGGTGTTCGTCTACGAGACGTACCTGTTCATGCGACCGGGGCTGTACCCCCGCGAGCGGCGCTACTACCTCGCGGCCGTGCCGACGAGTCTGGTGCTCGCCGCCATCGGCGTCGGCTTCGCGTACTTCGCGGTGCTGCGGGCGATGTTCGACTACTTCATCACGTACTCCGACCGCGCCGCGGACCTCGCCTTCGGCCTCGGTGAGACGTTCAACCTCATCATCCTGATGCTGGGCTTCTTCGCGCTGGTCTTCCAGATTCCGCTGTTCGTCATGCTCGCCATCATGATGGGCGTGACGACCCGGCGGTGGCTGGTCGACCGCCGCCTGTACTTCTGGGGCGCGTTCGCGGCCATCGCGTTCGTCTTCAGTCCCGACCCGACGGGGATGGCCCCGCTGATGGTCGCCGTGACGATGATTGCCCTGTTCGAGGGGACCCTGCTCCTCCTGAAGTGGACCGGGAGCAGTTCGCCCATCCCGACCGCCGAGGACCTCGCGAACCGGCGCCCCTACGCCTACCTGCTCTTCGGCCTCGTGGGCTACGTCCTCAGCCCCGCGCCGGTGCCGACGGGCTACTACGGCCAGTTGCCCGCGAGCATAACCGAGACGCTCGCGCAGGTGGGACTCGCGCCACCGATTCTGGTCGGCGGCGGCCTCATCGTGCTGTTCGAACTGACCGCCTACCTCAACAAGAACTACTACGGGAGCGTCCGCCTGTGGCGCGGCCTCCGAAAGGCCCGACTGCCGGTCTGGACGGTTGCCATCGTCGTCGGCTACCTCTCCAGCCCCGACCCGACGCTGTTCCGCCTCGTCGACCAGTTCGGCCTCGAAGCGACGGCGGCCGTCGCCGTCGCCGCGGGACTGGTCGTCCTCTTCGAGGGGAGCCTGTTGGCCGCCAAACTCCGCGGCCGCGCTGCCGACGACGAACCGGCGGACCCGCCCGAGCAATGA
- a CDS encoding twin-arginine translocase subunit TatC, protein MASAIDEDTVQTVQSGRETLGAMLGTAQQHLQKVFIVFVIGMLGTIMGLQYGAWDRLRQDLLYSQMDLTTQEATSIVAVTPFDVILLQVKIGAVVGILMALPLLIYFGRDGLRRRGWWPAEKIAFWKGALFVVISLSLFAAGVAYAYELFFPLMFNFLAGNADAAGFVPQYSIVKWAQFVFLLAASFGLAAQLPLLMTVLSYTGIVPYETFRDKWRYAVVAIFGFGALFSPPDPFTQIMWAAPLCGLYALSLALSKLAVTIKRSNDLVSTRLVARRNWNTVLGAAVLSGGVVYYLLATPAFQYVRAFAAWFPSDRLTGDIAPPALFGLPVETTAVGIGVFVGAVGASAVLYYHVLQALGESAAPPGRRHGDPTAIDIDEISASAVEVCPPEVFEEMTEEEALAHADRALSEEDQEKAQMILDRWDMAHEDDDETDAEGGDGTEVAEDEEEGDVLASTTAGMVSAFTEEETTEDDIGGYYYDIQFILSSLMSKAFWILGVFGVVLSAAFLFLYQGGIGRIQRIFVSRLPEGMAEGVNIVTLHPVEHLVFIVKFSTILGFISVIPLLLYFAWPAMRERGVVVGDRNVLLVWGGTLFAALIGGSLLGFLYVAPMTISAIAYDQLQANMVIAYRISKFGWLVFFLTIGIGLLAEIPVTMFLFHRGGIVPFTLMYERWREVVIAIVALSAILSPNGIFTMFIVGIPTAAAYLLGLGILWVYTLGGRRTPKDRTEPAD, encoded by the coding sequence ATGGCGAGTGCAATCGACGAAGACACCGTCCAGACGGTCCAGAGCGGCCGTGAGACGCTCGGTGCGATGCTCGGCACCGCCCAGCAACACCTCCAGAAGGTGTTCATCGTCTTCGTCATCGGGATGCTCGGGACCATCATGGGCCTGCAGTACGGGGCGTGGGACCGCCTCCGGCAGGACCTGCTGTACTCCCAGATGGACCTCACGACCCAAGAGGCGACGAGCATCGTCGCCGTCACCCCGTTCGACGTCATCCTCCTGCAGGTGAAGATAGGCGCGGTGGTCGGCATCCTGATGGCGCTGCCCCTGCTCATCTACTTCGGCCGCGACGGCCTGCGACGGCGTGGCTGGTGGCCCGCCGAGAAGATAGCGTTCTGGAAGGGCGCGCTGTTCGTCGTCATCAGCCTCTCGCTGTTCGCTGCCGGGGTGGCCTACGCCTACGAACTGTTCTTCCCGCTGATGTTCAACTTCCTCGCTGGCAACGCCGACGCCGCGGGGTTCGTCCCCCAGTACTCCATCGTCAAGTGGGCGCAGTTCGTGTTCTTGCTGGCGGCGTCGTTCGGCCTCGCCGCCCAGTTGCCGCTGCTGATGACGGTGCTCTCCTATACGGGCATCGTCCCGTACGAGACGTTCCGCGACAAGTGGCGCTACGCCGTGGTCGCAATCTTCGGGTTCGGGGCGCTGTTCTCGCCGCCGGACCCCTTCACCCAGATCATGTGGGCCGCGCCGCTGTGTGGCCTCTACGCGCTGAGTCTCGCCCTCTCGAAACTCGCGGTCACGATCAAGCGCTCGAACGACCTCGTCAGCACGCGACTGGTCGCGCGCCGGAACTGGAACACCGTTCTCGGGGCCGCCGTGCTCTCGGGCGGCGTCGTCTACTACCTGCTGGCGACGCCCGCGTTCCAGTACGTTCGAGCGTTCGCGGCGTGGTTCCCCTCGGACAGGCTGACCGGCGACATCGCGCCGCCGGCGCTGTTCGGCCTCCCCGTCGAGACGACGGCCGTCGGCATCGGCGTCTTCGTCGGGGCCGTCGGCGCGAGCGCGGTGCTGTACTACCACGTCCTGCAAGCGCTGGGCGAGAGCGCCGCGCCGCCGGGCCGCCGCCACGGCGACCCGACGGCCATCGACATCGACGAGATAAGCGCCTCGGCCGTCGAGGTGTGTCCGCCGGAAGTGTTCGAGGAGATGACCGAGGAGGAGGCGCTGGCCCACGCCGACCGCGCGCTCTCCGAGGAGGACCAGGAGAAGGCCCAGATGATTCTGGACCGCTGGGACATGGCTCACGAGGACGACGACGAGACGGACGCGGAAGGCGGCGACGGCACCGAGGTCGCCGAAGACGAGGAAGAGGGCGACGTGCTCGCCTCGACGACGGCGGGCATGGTCAGCGCCTTCACCGAGGAGGAGACCACCGAGGACGACATCGGCGGCTACTACTACGACATCCAGTTCATCCTCAGTTCGCTCATGTCCAAGGCGTTCTGGATTCTGGGCGTCTTCGGCGTCGTCCTCTCGGCGGCGTTTCTGTTCCTCTACCAGGGCGGCATCGGCCGCATCCAGCGCATCTTCGTCAGCCGCCTCCCCGAGGGGATGGCCGAGGGCGTCAACATCGTCACGCTGCACCCGGTCGAACACCTCGTCTTCATCGTGAAGTTCTCGACCATCCTCGGGTTCATCTCCGTCATCCCGCTCCTGCTGTACTTCGCGTGGCCCGCGATGCGGGAACGCGGCGTCGTCGTCGGCGACCGGAACGTCCTCCTCGTGTGGGGCGGGACCCTGTTCGCGGCGCTCATCGGCGGGAGCCTGCTGGGCTTCCTCTACGTCGCGCCGATGACCATCTCGGCCATCGCCTACGACCAGTTGCAGGCCAACATGGTCATCGCCTACCGCATCAGCAAGTTCGGGTGGCTCGTGTTCTTCCTCACCATCGGCATCGGCCTCTTGGCGGAGATTCCGGTGACGATGTTCCTGTTCCACCGCGGCGGTATCGTCCCCTTCACGCTGATGTACGAGCGCTGGCGCGAGGTGGTCATCGCCATCGTCGCGCTCTCGGCCATCCTCTCGCCCAACGGCATCTTCACGATGTTCATCGTCGGCATCCCGACGGCGGCGGCGTACTTGCTCGGACTGGGCATCCTCTGGGTGTACACGCTGGGCGGCCGCCGGACGCCGAAAGACCGGACGGAACCGGCGGACTGA
- a CDS encoding ribbon-helix-helix domain-containing protein produces MPKISVEVPAELLNDLDDHVGEDGKFVNRSEAIRASIRKTLDVLDDIDERQGRLDDEQ; encoded by the coding sequence ATGCCCAAGATAAGCGTCGAGGTTCCGGCGGAACTGCTCAACGACCTCGACGACCACGTCGGCGAGGACGGGAAGTTCGTCAACCGGAGCGAGGCCATCCGCGCCTCGATTCGGAAGACGCTGGACGTACTGGACGACATCGACGAACGGCAGGGGCGACTCGACGATGAGCAGTAG
- a CDS encoding queuosine precursor transporter — protein MSSSDDVVQVGLVALFVTALVVSQVTASKLLAFGLPFSLPVVGEALVLPGAALAYALTFFASDCYAELYGRRAATVVVNVGFAMNFVLLALVWSTILAPGLPAQAQPVDPAAFRNVLAASTGIVVASLAAYVVSQNLDVFIFHELRDRTDGEALWLRNVGSTATSQLVDTLIFIGIGFVAFQGVGLSAALSLVVGQYVLKLLIALLDTPFVYAVVRFASNREDDDAAAPAVQ, from the coding sequence ATGAGCAGTAGCGACGACGTCGTCCAGGTCGGCCTCGTGGCGCTGTTCGTGACGGCGCTGGTCGTCTCGCAGGTCACCGCCTCGAAACTGCTGGCGTTCGGCCTGCCGTTCTCGCTGCCGGTCGTCGGTGAGGCACTGGTCCTGCCGGGCGCGGCGCTGGCGTACGCCCTGACGTTCTTCGCCTCCGACTGTTACGCCGAACTGTACGGGCGACGCGCGGCCACCGTCGTCGTCAACGTCGGGTTCGCGATGAACTTCGTCCTGTTGGCGCTGGTCTGGAGTACGATTCTCGCGCCCGGTCTGCCCGCCCAGGCACAGCCAGTCGACCCGGCGGCCTTCCGGAACGTGCTGGCGGCGAGTACCGGTATCGTCGTCGCCAGCCTCGCGGCCTACGTCGTCAGTCAGAACCTGGACGTGTTCATCTTCCACGAACTCCGTGACCGAACCGACGGCGAGGCGCTGTGGCTTCGGAACGTCGGGTCGACGGCGACGAGTCAGCTCGTCGACACGCTCATCTTCATCGGAATCGGGTTCGTCGCCTTTCAGGGCGTCGGGCTGTCGGCGGCGCTGTCACTCGTCGTCGGTCAGTACGTTCTGAAACTCCTCATCGCCCTGCTCGACACACCGTTCGTCTACGCCGTCGTCCGGTTCGCGAGTAACCGCGAGGACGACGACGCGGCCGCGCCAGCCGTTCAGTAA
- a CDS encoding 23S rRNA (uridine(2552)-2'-O)-methyltransferase, giving the protein MSGKDDYYNRAKQEGYRARSAYKLQQLDETAGLLGEGRTVVDLGAAPGGWLQVAAERVGERGTVVGVDRQRIDPLDDPEPAVEYVRGDMTDESTKAEIRDVVGGASDERGGPVDVVLSDMAPNMTGEYDLDHARSVHLVRQAFEVATDLLDTGGDFAAKVFDGQDLADLKADIEPEFRYVREVRPDASRDSSSELYLVAKHHLTAPVREGDVVAVTIDDIGEEGDGIAKVEGFTLFVSGVEEGETLDVRVDDVKERYAFAQPAE; this is encoded by the coding sequence ATGAGTGGGAAAGACGACTACTACAACAGGGCCAAACAGGAGGGCTATCGCGCCCGGTCGGCCTACAAACTCCAGCAACTAGACGAGACAGCCGGACTGCTGGGCGAGGGTCGCACGGTCGTCGACCTCGGGGCGGCCCCCGGTGGCTGGCTCCAGGTGGCCGCCGAACGCGTCGGCGAACGGGGCACCGTCGTCGGCGTCGACCGGCAGCGAATCGACCCCTTAGACGACCCCGAACCCGCCGTCGAGTACGTCCGCGGGGACATGACCGACGAGAGCACGAAAGCCGAGATTCGCGACGTCGTCGGCGGCGCGAGCGACGAGCGCGGCGGTCCGGTCGACGTGGTCCTCTCGGACATGGCCCCGAACATGACCGGCGAGTACGACCTGGACCACGCCCGCTCGGTCCACCTCGTCCGACAGGCCTTCGAGGTGGCGACGGACCTGCTGGACACCGGCGGGGACTTCGCCGCGAAGGTGTTCGACGGGCAGGACCTGGCCGACCTGAAAGCCGACATCGAACCGGAGTTCCGGTACGTACGCGAGGTCCGTCCCGACGCCTCGCGGGATTCGTCCTCCGAACTGTATCTGGTCGCGAAACACCATCTCACCGCGCCCGTCCGCGAGGGCGACGTGGTCGCGGTGACCATCGACGACATCGGCGAGGAGGGCGACGGCATCGCCAAAGTGGAGGGCTTTACCCTGTTCGTCAGCGGCGTCGAAGAGGGCGAGACGCTCGACGTGCGCGTCGACGACGTGAAAGAGCGGTACGCGTTCGCCCAACCCGCGGAATAG
- a CDS encoding DNA polymerase sliding clamp, whose protein sequence is MFNAIVSADTLQSALDSVSVLVDECKIHLEDDGLEIRAVDPANVGMVDLRLEAAAFESYETDGGLIGVNLSRLEDIAGMADSGQLIHLELDEETRKLHIAIDGLEYTLALIDPDSIRQEPDLPDLDLPAHIVIEGRDIDRAVKAADMVSDHIALGVDAGDELFYVDAEGDTDDVHLELTRDDLIDLTAGNAHSLFSLDYLKNMNKAIPKDAEVEMELGEEFPVKMHFNFAEGEGRVTYMLAPRIQSE, encoded by the coding sequence ATGTTCAACGCCATCGTGAGCGCGGACACGCTCCAATCGGCTCTCGATTCAGTGAGCGTGCTGGTGGACGAGTGTAAGATCCACCTCGAAGACGACGGACTCGAAATCCGGGCGGTGGACCCGGCCAACGTCGGGATGGTCGACCTGCGACTCGAAGCGGCGGCCTTCGAGTCCTACGAGACGGACGGCGGCCTCATCGGGGTCAACCTCTCTCGCCTCGAAGACATCGCCGGGATGGCCGACTCGGGCCAGTTGATCCACCTCGAGCTCGACGAGGAGACGCGAAAGCTCCACATCGCTATCGACGGCCTCGAATACACGCTGGCGCTCATCGACCCCGACTCCATCCGGCAGGAACCCGACCTCCCGGACCTCGACCTGCCCGCCCACATCGTCATCGAGGGCCGAGACATCGACCGCGCGGTGAAGGCCGCCGACATGGTCAGCGACCACATCGCACTCGGCGTCGACGCGGGCGACGAACTGTTCTACGTCGACGCGGAGGGCGACACCGACGACGTGCACCTCGAACTCACCCGCGACGACCTCATCGACCTCACGGCGGGCAACGCCCACTCGCTCTTCTCGCTCGACTACCTGAAGAACATGAACAAGGCCATCCCGAAAGACGCCGAGGTCGAGATGGAACTGGGCGAGGAGTTCCCGGTGAAGATGCACTTCAACTTCGCCGAAGGCGAGGGTCGCGTCACCTACATGCTGGCCCCGCGAATCCAGAGCGAGTAG